In Microbacterium lushaniae, the following are encoded in one genomic region:
- a CDS encoding helix-turn-helix transcriptional regulator produces the protein MTTTTSRLLNLLSLLQTRRDWPGALLADRLGVSHRTVRRDVDRLRQMGYRIHAAMGPDGGYRLDAGSELPPLLFDDEQIIALTIALQSATATGAGIEEGALRALTTVRQVMPSRLRHRLDAVGFTTVAPPGEGLGAAVSPDVLVALSTAVRARETLRFDYAGSNPDAVEHESTPPRRVQPHHLVAASRRWYLVAWDLDVDDWRIFRADRITPRTPTGPRFTPREVPGGDAQAYVSARFKGSAGVNAWPCTGTVVLHLPAAQVLPFAGDGHVEPRGTDRCLYTAGSWSWAALAASLGRFDAEVDVVGPPELGRAFATLATRYAAAAR, from the coding sequence ATGACGACGACCACTTCACGCCTGCTGAATCTGCTGTCGCTGCTGCAGACCAGGCGCGACTGGCCGGGCGCGCTGCTGGCCGATCGGCTCGGGGTGAGCCATCGCACGGTGCGCCGCGATGTCGACCGGCTGCGGCAGATGGGATACCGCATCCACGCCGCGATGGGGCCGGACGGCGGATACCGCCTGGATGCGGGGAGCGAACTGCCGCCGCTGCTGTTCGACGACGAGCAGATCATCGCGCTCACGATCGCGCTGCAGTCGGCGACGGCCACGGGGGCCGGCATCGAGGAGGGCGCGCTGAGAGCGCTGACCACGGTGCGACAGGTGATGCCCTCGCGACTTCGCCATCGCCTGGACGCCGTCGGCTTCACGACGGTCGCGCCCCCGGGTGAGGGGCTCGGGGCTGCGGTGTCGCCGGATGTGCTGGTCGCCCTCTCCACCGCCGTTCGCGCCCGCGAGACGCTGCGATTCGATTACGCCGGTTCGAATCCGGATGCGGTCGAACACGAGTCCACGCCGCCGCGACGGGTGCAGCCGCACCACCTCGTCGCCGCCTCACGCCGGTGGTACCTCGTCGCGTGGGACCTGGATGTCGACGACTGGCGCATCTTCCGCGCCGACCGCATCACGCCGCGCACGCCCACGGGGCCCAGGTTCACCCCGCGTGAGGTCCCCGGCGGCGATGCCCAGGCCTACGTGTCGGCGCGGTTCAAGGGCTCGGCGGGGGTGAACGCCTGGCCGTGCACGGGGACGGTCGTTCTGCATCTGCCGGCCGCCCAGGTGCTCCCGTTCGCCGGCGACGGCCACGTCGAGCCGCGAGGCACCGACCGATGCCTCTACACGGCCGGCTCCTGGTCATGGGCCGCGTTGGCAGCATCCCTGGGCAGGTTCGACGCCGAGGTCGACGTGGTCGGCCCGCCGGAGCTGGGCCGTGCGTTCGCGACGCTTGCGACCCGCTACGCGGCGGCGGCCCGGTGA
- a CDS encoding VOC family protein — protein sequence MTITTTTHLNFHGRARKALEFYHSVFGGHLTTATYADFGMPADAPGAENIVFGEVRSADGFRIMAYDIPGQPAGGAGGTTRRENGVTITDQPFFVSVRGDSLDEVTAYWDALSDDASIIEPLAASAWSPGFGMLTDGFGVTWILDVATSETAG from the coding sequence ATGACCATCACCACGACCACCCACCTCAATTTCCATGGCCGCGCCCGCAAGGCTCTGGAGTTCTACCACTCGGTCTTCGGCGGGCACCTCACGACCGCCACCTACGCGGATTTCGGCATGCCCGCCGACGCCCCGGGCGCCGAGAACATCGTGTTCGGCGAGGTGCGAAGCGCCGACGGGTTCCGGATCATGGCCTACGACATCCCCGGGCAGCCTGCCGGCGGCGCGGGCGGGACGACGCGCCGCGAGAACGGGGTCACCATCACCGACCAGCCGTTCTTCGTCTCCGTCCGCGGCGACTCCCTCGATGAGGTGACGGCCTATTGGGACGCGCTGTCCGACGACGCCTCGATCATCGAGCCGCTCGCGGCGTCGGCGTGGAGCCCGGGCTTCGGCATGCTCACCGACGGCTTCGGCGTCACCTGGATCCTCGACGTCGCCACCTCCGAAACCGCGGGATAG
- a CDS encoding MBL fold metallo-hydrolase: MLTQIADGVFVHESDFIQSNSVVVRGRDGVLVIDPGLTHDEMTGLADDIRGMSQRVVAGFATHPDWDHVLWHAALGEAPRYGTALCAATMAELLAQPDWPEQVAVGLPPEYADEIPLDLFGEITALPRGAVRIPWDGPTVRIIEHRAHAAGHAALLVEERGILVAGDMLSDILMPFLDVDAAQPLEDYLTALQLFQDVADDVRAVVPGHGSVGTAGQVRERIEQDRAYVQALRDGALPEDERVGPSAPLYWLADVHRWQLQRLAEKPTPPSGEHGGR, translated from the coding sequence ATGCTCACGCAGATCGCTGACGGCGTCTTCGTTCACGAGAGCGACTTCATCCAGAGCAACTCCGTGGTCGTCCGAGGACGCGACGGTGTGCTCGTGATCGACCCCGGTCTCACGCACGACGAGATGACGGGGCTTGCCGACGACATCCGCGGGATGAGTCAACGGGTCGTCGCGGGTTTCGCCACGCATCCGGATTGGGATCACGTTCTCTGGCACGCGGCGCTCGGCGAAGCGCCCCGTTACGGAACGGCGCTGTGCGCCGCGACCATGGCGGAACTGCTCGCGCAGCCCGACTGGCCGGAGCAGGTGGCTGTGGGCCTCCCGCCCGAGTACGCGGATGAGATCCCGCTCGACCTGTTCGGGGAGATCACCGCGCTGCCCCGGGGCGCCGTCCGCATCCCGTGGGACGGTCCGACGGTGCGGATCATCGAGCATCGCGCCCACGCCGCGGGGCATGCGGCGCTGCTGGTCGAGGAGCGCGGCATCCTCGTCGCGGGCGACATGCTCTCCGACATCCTGATGCCCTTCCTCGACGTTGATGCCGCCCAGCCGCTGGAGGATTACCTGACCGCACTGCAGCTGTTCCAGGACGTCGCGGACGACGTCCGTGCCGTCGTCCCCGGCCATGGTTCGGTCGGAACGGCAGGCCAGGTGCGGGAGCGCATCGAACAGGACCGCGCCTACGTGCAGGCTCTGCGCGACGGCGCGCTCCCCGAAGACGAGCGGGTCGGTCCGTCCGCGCCGCTGTACTGGCTCGCCGACGTGCATCGGTGGCAACTGCAGCGCCTCGCCGAGAAGCCCACGCCGCCGTCCGGGGAGCACGGCGGGCGGTGA
- a CDS encoding EamA family transporter has product MNLGILLGLASAVAYGASDFVGGLGSRRYTTWQVVLVGQSAGALVMVVAGLMLPGSPLASDFAWAVVAGLGSASGSIFLYRGLARGRMGLVAPISAIGAAVLPVLAGAAFGERPGWLVWVGMAVALPGIWLVARDTSTQRSAMRGALVDGTLAGVGFGVLFIALAQISDGAGLVPLAVNQLTGAILTVATAAALGQVWRPATGVLGWGSGAGVLGAAGTLAFFAASGTTGLGIAGVLASLYPAVTVLLAAGFLRERVAPGQRAGIAVCIVAVAAMAFG; this is encoded by the coding sequence ATGAACCTCGGCATCCTCCTCGGCCTCGCCTCCGCCGTGGCGTACGGTGCATCGGATTTCGTCGGTGGGCTGGGTTCCCGTCGGTACACCACATGGCAAGTGGTCCTGGTGGGGCAGAGCGCCGGCGCACTGGTCATGGTCGTGGCGGGGCTGATGCTGCCCGGCAGCCCGCTCGCGTCGGATTTCGCCTGGGCGGTGGTCGCCGGGCTCGGGTCGGCGTCGGGCAGCATCTTCCTGTACCGCGGGCTGGCGCGGGGGCGCATGGGCCTGGTGGCTCCCATTTCGGCGATCGGCGCCGCGGTCCTGCCCGTGCTGGCGGGTGCGGCCTTCGGAGAACGGCCGGGATGGCTCGTCTGGGTGGGGATGGCCGTGGCACTGCCGGGAATCTGGCTGGTCGCGCGCGACACCTCCACGCAGCGCTCCGCCATGCGCGGAGCGCTCGTCGACGGCACGCTCGCGGGCGTGGGCTTCGGCGTGCTCTTCATCGCGCTGGCGCAGATCTCCGACGGCGCGGGCCTCGTGCCGCTCGCCGTCAATCAGCTGACCGGTGCGATCCTCACGGTCGCGACGGCGGCCGCCCTCGGACAGGTGTGGCGCCCCGCGACCGGCGTGCTGGGCTGGGGGAGCGGCGCCGGTGTGCTGGGCGCGGCCGGCACCCTCGCGTTCTTCGCCGCCAGTGGCACGACCGGACTGGGGATCGCCGGAGTGCTCGCCTCCCTCTATCCCGCCGTCACGGTGCTGCTGGCAGCCGGCTTCCTCCGGGAGCGGGTCGCGCCCGGTCAGCGGGCGGGCATCGCCGTCTGCATCGTCGCCGTCGCCGCCATGGCGTTCGGCTGA
- a CDS encoding PLP-dependent aminotransferase family protein — MTVDWSHGGPDLLVSLDRDAGAIGIQIQDQLRAAIRERRLVSGERLPSTRRLAALLGVARGTIVEVYEQLLAEGYVLATVGSGTRVAAIPAPEEPAGRATPAIPAGSPRPIDFEYGIPDLRTVPLSDWSWAVSKATQTLTTAALGDDDPAGSRHLRDVASAYHRRVRAGSASTEDAVIVAGFRQGLTFALAALAQHGIHRIALEDPGPRDHDVIARRAGLEAVPVLVDADGLDVDRLRRTGARAVLLTPAHQCPTGVALGPSRRRELLGWAEEVDGIILEDDYDAEFRYDRQPVGSLHGLNPRRVIALGSVSKTLAPAIRLGWVLAPPRLRDGIIEEKRLSSRGAPGLDQEALALLMETGRFDRHLRRVRETYRARRDILAAEVDRAFGPGRLTGLAAGCHAVLQLPAGSSEREVAATAATMGVLVNTLGQYRFSAEATQADPLPPALVIGFGNVDEARIRDGIRILAAAEAAARRPGSAPPKPPHPPAA, encoded by the coding sequence ATGACGGTGGACTGGTCGCACGGGGGTCCGGATCTGCTCGTGTCGCTCGACCGCGATGCCGGGGCCATCGGCATCCAGATCCAGGACCAGCTTCGCGCCGCCATCCGTGAGCGGCGACTCGTATCCGGGGAGCGCCTGCCGTCGACTCGGCGCCTGGCGGCTCTGCTCGGAGTCGCCCGCGGCACGATCGTCGAGGTCTACGAGCAGCTCCTCGCCGAGGGCTACGTGCTCGCGACGGTGGGTTCGGGCACACGGGTGGCCGCGATACCGGCTCCCGAGGAACCGGCCGGGCGCGCCACGCCCGCCATCCCGGCCGGGTCACCTCGACCGATCGACTTCGAATACGGCATCCCCGACCTGCGGACGGTGCCGCTGTCGGATTGGAGCTGGGCGGTTTCGAAGGCGACGCAGACGCTGACGACGGCTGCACTCGGCGACGACGACCCGGCCGGTTCGCGGCACCTCCGCGACGTCGCCTCCGCCTACCACCGGCGCGTCCGGGCGGGAAGCGCCAGCACCGAGGACGCCGTCATCGTCGCGGGCTTCCGGCAGGGACTGACCTTCGCTCTCGCGGCGCTGGCTCAGCACGGCATCCACCGGATCGCACTGGAGGATCCCGGACCGCGCGACCACGACGTGATCGCGCGGCGGGCGGGCCTGGAGGCCGTGCCGGTCCTCGTCGACGCCGACGGGCTGGATGTGGACCGTCTGCGCAGGACCGGCGCACGGGCGGTGCTGCTGACACCGGCCCACCAGTGCCCGACCGGTGTGGCGCTCGGGCCATCGCGACGGCGAGAGCTCCTCGGCTGGGCGGAGGAGGTCGACGGAATCATCCTGGAAGACGACTATGACGCCGAGTTCCGATACGACCGGCAGCCCGTCGGGTCGCTGCACGGCCTGAACCCGCGCAGGGTCATCGCGCTGGGCTCCGTCAGCAAGACCCTGGCGCCGGCGATCCGGCTCGGCTGGGTGCTCGCGCCGCCACGGTTGCGCGACGGCATCATCGAGGAGAAGCGACTCAGCAGCCGGGGCGCGCCGGGCCTGGATCAGGAAGCGCTGGCGCTGCTGATGGAGACGGGCCGGTTCGATCGCCATCTGCGGCGAGTGCGGGAGACCTATCGGGCGCGCCGCGACATCCTGGCTGCGGAGGTCGATCGCGCCTTCGGGCCGGGCCGGCTCACCGGTCTCGCCGCGGGATGCCACGCCGTCCTGCAGCTTCCCGCCGGGTCGAGCGAGCGGGAGGTGGCCGCGACCGCGGCGACCATGGGCGTGCTCGTCAACACACTCGGCCAGTACCGGTTCTCGGCGGAGGCCACGCAGGCCGACCCCCTCCCCCCGGCTCTGGTGATCGGCTTCGGCAACGTCGACGAAGCCCGCATCCGCGACGGCATCCGCATTCTCGCTGCGGCAGAGGCCGCGGCACGGCGCCCGGGATCGGCGCCCCCGAAACCGCCGCATCCCCCCGCGGCCTGA
- a CDS encoding alpha/beta fold hydrolase — protein sequence MAPSRVQTFRHADLVFDVSDTGPIGGPVVVLLHGFPGSRRTWDAVAPLLAAGGARVIAFDQRGYSPRARPRRRRDYRTADVTGDVVALLDRLDVDRVHLVGHDWGGFVAWRMAAAAPQRLTGMTVLSTPHPSAMLRSLVSSAQGLRSLYIAFFQLPLLPETVLRPRLARLLESSGLPAPIAREYQRFLAQPGALRAALHWYRGMGLPDRRRGRPARSRVHVPTTYVWGNADQALGRRAAQLTRQWVRAPYRFVEVDEGHWLPERAAGRVAQEILATLPAASRYAEPAEPAESTRFPTSSGSGSDR from the coding sequence ATGGCCCCTTCACGCGTCCAGACATTCCGCCACGCCGACCTGGTCTTCGACGTGTCCGACACGGGGCCGATCGGCGGCCCGGTCGTCGTCCTCCTGCACGGCTTCCCGGGATCGCGGCGTACGTGGGACGCCGTGGCGCCGCTGCTGGCCGCCGGTGGCGCCCGGGTCATCGCGTTCGACCAGCGCGGCTACTCGCCGCGGGCGCGCCCGCGCCGGCGACGCGACTACCGGACCGCCGACGTCACCGGCGACGTGGTCGCCCTCCTGGATCGGCTCGACGTCGACCGCGTGCACCTGGTCGGGCATGACTGGGGCGGATTCGTCGCGTGGCGGATGGCGGCGGCCGCCCCGCAGCGCCTCACCGGCATGACCGTGCTGTCCACGCCGCATCCGAGCGCGATGCTTCGTTCGCTTGTCTCCTCGGCACAGGGCCTGCGATCGCTCTACATCGCCTTCTTCCAGCTGCCGCTGCTGCCCGAGACCGTACTGCGGCCTCGCCTGGCCCGGCTGCTGGAGTCTTCGGGGCTCCCCGCTCCCATCGCCCGGGAATACCAGCGGTTCCTGGCGCAGCCGGGAGCCCTGCGTGCCGCACTGCACTGGTACCGCGGAATGGGGCTGCCCGACCGGCGCCGGGGGCGTCCGGCACGGTCTCGCGTGCACGTGCCGACCACGTACGTGTGGGGCAACGCAGACCAGGCGCTCGGGCGACGCGCTGCCCAGCTCACGCGGCAGTGGGTGCGGGCGCCGTATCGCTTCGTCGAGGTGGACGAGGGACATTGGCTCCCCGAGCGCGCGGCGGGAAGGGTGGCGCAGGAGATCCTCGCCACCCTTCCGGCCGCATCGCGCTACGCCGAACCGGCAGAACCGGCCGAATCGACGAGGTTCCCCACGTCGTCCGGCTCGGGCTCGGACAGGTAG
- a CDS encoding flavin-containing monooxygenase, with the protein MAQLRAFESVRNTGREMPEIVCFEKQADWGGQWNFTWRTGLDAHGEPVHSSMYRNLWSNGPKEALEFAEYTFDEHFGRPISSYPPRAVLWDYINGRVEKSDVKQYVRFNTVVRWVQYNEDTQTFSVTVHDAVENRTETSEFDYVVVGSGHFSYPNVPEFAGIETFPGSLRHAHDFRGAEALADKDVLLIGASYSAEDIGVQAYKMGARSVTFSYRTKPMGFDWPKGMREVPLVERFEGSTVHFSDGTSGDFDAVVLCTGYLHHYPFLPSDLALDSPNCLYPDGLYRGVVSEANEKLFYLGAQDQWFTFNMFDAQAWFVRDVILGDFELPGPEARRQDMDAWLQRFRGLNGPADEIRFQADYIRDLIDLTDYPMFDLDEVVRIFLAWKHDKQVNILGYRDAVYPSVMTGTMASVHHTPWLSELDDSLERYLSEPEPDDVGNLVDSAGSAGSA; encoded by the coding sequence ATGGCACAGCTTCGGGCTTTCGAGTCCGTTCGGAACACCGGCCGGGAGATGCCCGAGATCGTGTGCTTCGAGAAGCAGGCCGATTGGGGCGGGCAGTGGAACTTCACGTGGCGCACGGGCCTGGACGCGCACGGGGAGCCGGTGCACTCCAGCATGTACCGCAACCTGTGGTCCAACGGGCCGAAGGAGGCGCTCGAGTTCGCCGAGTACACCTTCGACGAGCACTTCGGCCGGCCGATCTCGTCGTATCCGCCGCGCGCGGTGCTGTGGGACTACATCAACGGCCGGGTCGAGAAGAGCGACGTCAAGCAGTACGTGCGTTTCAACACCGTGGTGCGGTGGGTCCAGTACAACGAGGACACCCAGACCTTCAGCGTGACGGTCCACGACGCGGTCGAGAACCGCACCGAGACCAGTGAGTTCGATTACGTCGTGGTCGGCAGCGGCCACTTCAGCTACCCCAACGTGCCCGAGTTCGCCGGTATCGAGACCTTCCCCGGCAGCCTGCGCCACGCCCACGACTTCCGCGGCGCGGAGGCCCTCGCCGACAAGGACGTCCTCCTGATCGGCGCGAGCTACTCCGCCGAAGACATCGGTGTGCAGGCGTACAAGATGGGCGCGCGCTCGGTCACCTTCAGCTACCGCACCAAGCCCATGGGATTCGACTGGCCCAAGGGCATGCGAGAGGTACCGCTCGTCGAGCGTTTCGAGGGATCGACCGTGCATTTCAGCGACGGCACCAGCGGCGACTTCGATGCCGTCGTGCTGTGCACGGGGTACCTGCACCACTACCCGTTCCTGCCGTCCGACCTGGCGCTGGATTCGCCCAACTGCCTCTACCCCGACGGCCTGTACCGCGGCGTGGTCTCGGAGGCCAACGAGAAGCTGTTCTACCTGGGCGCGCAGGACCAGTGGTTCACGTTCAACATGTTCGACGCGCAGGCATGGTTCGTCCGCGACGTCATCCTGGGTGACTTCGAGCTTCCCGGTCCTGAGGCTCGTCGGCAGGACATGGATGCGTGGCTCCAGCGGTTCCGCGGATTGAACGGGCCGGCCGATGAGATCAGGTTCCAGGCCGACTACATCCGCGACCTGATCGATCTGACCGACTATCCGATGTTCGACCTCGACGAGGTCGTGCGGATCTTCCTGGCCTGGAAGCACGACAAGCAGGTCAACATCCTGGGTTACCGCGACGCCGTGTACCCGTCGGTGATGACGGGGACGATGGCCTCGGTGCACCACACCCCCTGGCTGTCCGAACTGGACGACAGCCTCGAGCGCTACCTGTCCGAGCCCGAGCCGGACGACGTGGGGAACCTCGTCGATTCGGCCGGTTCTGCCGGTTCGGCGTAG
- a CDS encoding VOC family protein — protein MSTSTRLAADTAMGAVTLNVADLDAMTSYYRDGVGLAVMEQTGPRVTLGRAGRPVVVLAHTPELRHAGPREAGLFHTAIVFATEAALAAAVYSVARLRPGSLTGSSDHLVSKAFYFDDPEGNGVELYWDRDRTTWSWVHGQVEMSTLFLDPNAYLREHLDERGLAGEAIGEARVGHIHLSVGEVATARDFYATTLGFDVTLALGDQAVFVSAGGYHHHMAMNVWNSRGAGRRQRTLGLGRVDLELPSSDEAGALVERLQHYRVPVRDDGGRVHFEDPWANAVSLTVTPSATS, from the coding sequence ATGAGCACCAGCACACGCCTTGCCGCCGATACGGCGATGGGGGCGGTCACCCTGAACGTGGCGGATCTCGACGCGATGACGTCGTACTACCGGGACGGCGTCGGGCTGGCGGTGATGGAGCAGACGGGCCCGCGTGTCACCCTCGGGCGCGCGGGACGGCCGGTCGTCGTGCTCGCGCACACCCCCGAACTGCGGCACGCGGGGCCGCGCGAGGCCGGCCTGTTCCACACGGCGATCGTCTTCGCCACCGAGGCGGCGCTGGCCGCCGCGGTCTACTCCGTCGCTCGACTGCGCCCCGGCTCGCTCACCGGCTCCAGCGACCACCTGGTCAGCAAGGCCTTCTACTTCGACGACCCCGAGGGCAACGGCGTCGAGCTGTACTGGGACCGCGACCGCACGACGTGGAGCTGGGTCCACGGGCAGGTCGAGATGTCCACGCTGTTCTTGGACCCGAACGCCTATCTGCGGGAGCACCTGGACGAGCGCGGACTCGCCGGGGAGGCGATCGGAGAGGCCCGCGTCGGGCACATCCATCTGTCGGTCGGGGAGGTGGCGACGGCGCGCGACTTCTACGCGACCACCCTCGGGTTTGACGTGACGCTCGCGCTGGGCGACCAGGCCGTGTTCGTCAGCGCCGGCGGGTACCACCATCACATGGCGATGAACGTGTGGAACAGCCGCGGCGCGGGTCGCCGGCAGCGCACCCTGGGGCTCGGTCGCGTGGACCTCGAGCTGCCGTCCTCCGATGAGGCCGGCGCCCTGGTCGAACGCCTCCAGCACTACCGCGTCCCCGTGCGTGACGACGGCGGGAGGGTCCACTTCGAAGACCCCTGGGCCAACGCCGTCAGCCTCACCGTGACTCCCTCGGCGACCTCGTGA
- a CDS encoding MarR family winged helix-turn-helix transcriptional regulator, translating into MTGASDAWRDLMLATHLLDAALERQAQRDGGISHGHFKILVLLSAAHDQTLGLKSLAESLRFSPSRISHAITALEGQGLVTRRPVTSGRRAFEATLTRRGRLLVGTVLRGQRREIRDPILDGLGSEGTAALADLSARIIALLDRDNPGTPDR; encoded by the coding sequence GTGACCGGCGCCTCCGATGCATGGCGCGATCTCATGCTCGCGACGCACCTCCTCGACGCCGCACTCGAACGGCAGGCCCAGCGCGACGGCGGCATCTCGCACGGTCACTTCAAGATCCTCGTCCTGCTGAGCGCCGCGCACGACCAGACGCTCGGCCTGAAAAGCCTCGCGGAGTCGCTCCGCTTCTCCCCCAGCCGCATCAGCCACGCGATCACCGCGCTCGAGGGCCAGGGGCTCGTCACGCGCCGCCCCGTCACGAGTGGGCGGCGCGCTTTCGAGGCCACCCTGACGCGGAGGGGACGACTGCTCGTGGGCACCGTCCTGCGCGGGCAGCGGCGGGAGATCCGCGACCCCATCCTGGACGGCCTGGGCAGTGAGGGCACGGCCGCCCTCGCCGACCTCAGCGCCCGCATCATCGCCCTGCTCGACCGCGATAATCCAGGCACGCCCGACCGCTGA
- a CDS encoding LysE family translocator, translating to MILDIPLAVYLAFLAATLLIAVVPGPDHVYLGAVALRDGRRAGTVAASGMAVSMTVHTLVAVTGLGALLTALPAALVLIRLLGAAYLIHLGIGALRARTATDAPAAASTGRNFMRAMVVNLTNPKIVIFFLAFLPQFVDGDAGNPALQLLVLGLSFVVIGFVVDTVYASLGGLLGRFLAGRGTKARALSVISGCVYLGLAALVLVTVVVDVVSGAAGR from the coding sequence ATGATCCTGGACATCCCGCTGGCGGTGTACCTCGCGTTCCTGGCCGCGACGCTGCTCATCGCCGTCGTCCCCGGGCCCGACCACGTGTACCTCGGTGCGGTGGCCCTGCGGGACGGGCGACGCGCGGGCACGGTGGCGGCATCGGGCATGGCGGTGTCGATGACCGTGCACACGCTCGTGGCGGTGACGGGCCTGGGCGCCCTCCTCACGGCCCTCCCCGCCGCGCTCGTGCTCATCCGCCTGCTCGGGGCGGCATACCTCATCCACCTCGGGATCGGGGCGCTGCGCGCCCGCACCGCCACCGACGCCCCGGCCGCCGCATCCACCGGCCGGAACTTCATGCGCGCGATGGTGGTCAACCTCACCAATCCCAAGATCGTCATCTTCTTCCTCGCCTTCCTCCCCCAGTTCGTCGACGGCGACGCGGGCAACCCCGCCCTGCAGCTGCTGGTCCTCGGCCTGTCGTTCGTCGTCATCGGCTTCGTGGTCGACACCGTGTACGCCTCGCTCGGCGGGCTGCTCGGGCGCTTCCTCGCCGGACGGGGCACGAAGGCGCGGGCGCTGTCCGTGATCAGCGGATGCGTCTACCTCGGGCTGGCCGCCCTGGTGCTCGTGACCGTCGTCGTGGATGTCGTCTCGGGGGCGGCCGGACGGTGA
- a CDS encoding CGNR zinc finger domain-containing protein: protein MTHQGSAVDALPLRLLTRIVNEYGDAPRAAAGESGAPYPPADALGEEATALWAQRAAPPEKALVETANLLHPVFAAASGGECADRLNTLIAEAGLTPAMAAREWDVREQWRTSRPGRTLLAAATLALLDHLRGDPDASRLGTCLGEACVDVYIDHSPARRRQYCSLTCQNRARTRAYRAAKRAAGSSPSAVTP, encoded by the coding sequence ATGACTCACCAGGGCTCCGCGGTCGACGCACTTCCCCTCCGACTCCTGACACGCATCGTGAATGAGTACGGCGACGCACCGCGCGCGGCAGCAGGCGAATCCGGGGCCCCCTATCCCCCTGCCGACGCGCTCGGCGAGGAGGCCACCGCCTTGTGGGCGCAGCGCGCAGCGCCGCCGGAGAAGGCCTTGGTGGAGACGGCCAATCTCCTCCACCCGGTCTTCGCCGCAGCATCCGGCGGCGAGTGCGCCGATCGACTCAACACATTGATCGCCGAGGCGGGACTGACCCCGGCAATGGCGGCACGGGAGTGGGACGTGCGCGAGCAGTGGCGCACCTCCCGCCCTGGGCGCACGCTGCTGGCCGCCGCCACGCTCGCGCTCCTCGATCACCTGCGCGGCGATCCCGACGCCAGCCGGCTGGGAACGTGCCTGGGCGAGGCGTGCGTCGACGTCTACATCGACCACTCGCCCGCCCGGCGCCGGCAGTACTGCTCGCTGACGTGTCAGAACCGCGCCCGCACCCGCGCGTACCGCGCCGCCAAACGCGCCGCCGGCTCATCCCCATCCGCCGTCACGCCGTGA
- a CDS encoding iron chaperone produces the protein MAKTDTSDGLSAQEREAVKQRAKELRAQEKAGKNRAAGEKAVLEAISALEPEDKSLAEGLHAVVSEVAPELVPKTYYGMPGYANDEGKIVVFIQPARKFGTRYATIGFEDRAHLDDGDLWPVGFAVRTWTPTVQAKVTELVSAAVR, from the coding sequence ATGGCCAAGACCGACACCTCCGATGGGCTGAGCGCACAGGAGCGCGAGGCGGTCAAGCAGCGCGCCAAAGAGCTGCGCGCGCAGGAGAAGGCCGGCAAGAACCGCGCCGCCGGTGAGAAGGCCGTCCTCGAGGCGATCTCCGCGCTCGAGCCTGAGGACAAGAGCCTGGCGGAGGGGCTGCACGCCGTGGTGAGCGAGGTCGCCCCCGAGCTCGTCCCGAAGACCTACTACGGCATGCCCGGATACGCCAACGACGAGGGCAAGATCGTCGTCTTCATCCAACCGGCGCGGAAGTTCGGCACGCGGTACGCCACGATCGGATTCGAGGATCGCGCGCACCTGGATGACGGCGACCTGTGGCCCGTCGGATTCGCCGTGCGCACGTGGACTCCGACGGTGCAGGCGAAGGTCACCGAGTTGGTGAGCGCCGCGGTGCGCTGA